A DNA window from Oscarella lobularis chromosome 8, ooOscLobu1.1, whole genome shotgun sequence contains the following coding sequences:
- the LOC136189837 gene encoding uncharacterized protein: MHRLFYATIFYFAFGSGTTTSNPQKARILFTTSPVLSHLKGSLDLANELKRRGYESISFALPDDEIARRTVEREGFKMHGLGSYDRRRLENIFTNMSRATSLYEQVYLFGLITNEQLNRHGGPFDELLSSVEFDLIVADYFAPMDAVASATKRDVPLVEFHTAVPLDDVFLQDVQLYGYFDNSTSFVKRLGRALRFVASAVTSVCVLWSRGVAFNHLLMQRPPHRYAIHFSFPGFRYPGSVRFPATTVNVGFSVDVFRSSDVTAATDLELREWLDKNDKVIYVSFGVLVRPYFEVLAAIVRGALASVKNARVLVSTRDRADLEKMLGRADNVRLENWVNQQMVLMHRSTVAFVTHGGPRSLGEAMTSRVPVLVVPHYGDQLLHGCLVERYGLGLQLHKTNVSLDFVRDRLVTILARREEMQENLEQMDRLRVLSGGVGRGADLIELVLIADSDNIIPYGADLQFLAAWNVDVWLFFSVCLYVGIRLILTLGRRLRRENEKSKKD; the protein is encoded by the coding sequence ATGCACCGACTATTCtacgcgacgattttctacTTTGCTTTCGGAAGCGGCACCACTACATCCAATCCGCAAAAAGCGCGAATTCTTTTCACGACCTCACCCGTCCTCTCGCACCTCAAAGGTTCGCTCGATTTGGCGAACGAACTCAAGCGACGCGGCTACGAGTCGATATCGTTCGCCCTGccggacgacgaaatcgcgcgTCGAACGGTCGAACGCGAAGGCTTCAAAATGCACGGGCTCGGCTCGTACGATCGGCGTCGCCTCGAAAACATCTTCACAAACATGTCACGTGCCACGTCCTTATACGAGCAGGTTTACCTATTCGGACTAATCACGAACGAGCAATTGAACCGTCACGGCGGCCCGTTCGACGAGTTGTTGTCgagcgtcgaattcgacttgATTGTCGCCGACTATTTCGCGCCGAtggacgccgtcgcgtcggcgacgaaacgcgacgtgCCGCTCGTCGAGTTTCACACCGCCGtgccgctcgacgacgtcttcttgcAGGACGTTCAATTGTACGGCTATTTCgacaattcgacgtcgttcgtcaagCGGCTCGGACGCGCGctccgtttcgtcgcgtcggcTGTGACGTCGGTTTGCGTCCTGTGGAGTCGCGGCGTCGCGTTTAATCATCTCCTCATGCAACGTCCGCCCCATCGCTATGCCATTCATTTTTCGTTTCCTGGGTTTCGGTATCCCGGTTCCGTTCGATTTCCGGCGACGACTGTCAATGTTGGCTTTTCCGTTGATGTCTTTCGTTCGAGTGACGTGACAGCGGCGACGGATTTGGAATTGAGAGAGTGGCTGGATAAGAATGACAAAGTTATTTACGTGTCTTTCGGTGTCTTGGTCAGACCCTATTTCGAAGTTCTTGCTGCAATCGTACGCGGCGCCTTGGCTTCAGTCAAAAACGCGCGCGTTTTAGTCAGCACGCGAGACAGAGCCGACCTGGAGAAAATGTTAGGAAGAGCCGATAACGTTCGTCTCGAGAACTGGGTTAATCAGCAGATGGTTCTCATGCATCGCAGCACCGTCGCCTTTGTGACTCACGGCGGTCCGCGTAGTCTTGGCGAGGCAATGACGAGTCGAGTGCCTGTTTTAGTTGTTCCGCACTACGGTGATCAGTTGCTGCACGGGTGTCTCGTTGAGCGGTATGGACTTGGGCTGCAGTTGCATAAAACGAATGTATCTCTTGATTTCGTACGTGATCGGTTAGTGACGATTTTGGCAAGGCGAGAAGAAATGCAAGAGAATTTGGAGCAGATGGACAGGCTTCGAGTTTTGTCTGGTGGGGTGGGACGTGGTGCCGATTTGATAGAGTTGGTCTTGATTGCTGACAGTGACAATATTATTCCCTATGGAGCTGATCTGCAGTTTCTTGCTGCGTGGAATGTAGACGTTTGGCTGTTTTTCAGCGTCTGCCTTTACGTGGGAATTCGATTGATTTTGACATTGGGAAGACGTCtaagacgagaaaacgaaaaaagcaaaaaagattAG
- the LOC136189851 gene encoding small ribosomal subunit protein mS27-like isoform X2, which produces MTGWNMFRFTFVRGLKTGGAWKAIRAAKEAKVVGELFDGLQAKFDSRLYVKASQLNQLLDNCETTEDFDLAVKAVRGFRKSLSKPRESTGSVFVRASCRVGAPEKALEIIRDKLQYGIFPTRSGFNMIMKEFLKLKDYDNAIRTFDQMIENDEIKPSAQSYHLAIQALCMKETTDDYRRAIQLAKKSSKDSIKLLERTHHCLAAAACRQEDPDTCIEMIAGLYTQAAAGLEIRALTVKGDYEKAIQKLVDVSVNFKTPAKTLDGLMKAVEESGIDSLKTALHLSS; this is translated from the exons ATGACCGGCTGGAACATGTTTCGATTCACTTTTGTGCGTGGCTTGAAAACGGGTGGCGCATGGAAAGCGATTCGCGCGGCGAAAGAGGCGAAAGTCGTCG GAGAACTGTTTGACGGCTTGCAGGCGAAGTTTGATTCGCGTTTATACGTCAAAGCCTCGCAATTAAATCAG CTCTTAGACAATTGCGAAACGACCGAGGACTTTGATCTGGCTGTCAAAGCCGTTCGAGG TTTTCGTAAGAGTCTTAGCAAGCCGAGAGAGAGCACCGGTTCTGTATTTGTACGAGCTTCGTGTCGAGTAGGAGCACCAGAAAAGGCTCTGGAAATTATTCGAGATAAG CTACAGTATGGAATCTTTCCAACGAGATCAGGTTTTAATATGATCATGAAGGAATTTTTGAAACTAAAAGACTATGATA ATGCTATTAGGACTTTTGACCAGATGatagaaaacgacgaaataaaACCATCCGCTCAAAGCTATCACTTGGCTATCCAAGCACTTTGCATGAAG GAGACAACGGATGACTATAGGAGAGCTATTCAATTAGCAAAGAAATCGAGCAAGGACTCAATCAAACTCTTAGAACGAACGCATCACTGTCTAGCAGCTGCTGCCTGCAGACAA GAAGATCCTGACACGTGCATAGAAATGATAGCTGGACTCTATACTCAA GCAGCAGCTGGTCTTGAAATCAGAGCACTGACCGTGAAGGGCGACTATGAGAAAGCTATTCAAAAATTGGTAGATGTTTCAGTCAATTTCAAGACTCCAGCAAAAACG CTTGACGGTCTGATGAAAGCTGTTGAAGAGTCCGGAATTGATTCATTGAAAACGGCTCTTCAC CTATCGAGTTGA
- the LOC136189851 gene encoding small ribosomal subunit protein mS27-like isoform X1: MTGWNMFRFTFVRGLKTGGAWKAIRAAKEAKVVGELFDGLQAKFDSRLYVKASQLNQLLDNCETTEDFDLAVKAVRGFRKSLSKPRESTGSVFVRASCRVGAPEKALEIIRDKLQYGIFPTRSGFNMIMKEFLKLKDYDNAIRTFDQMIENDEIKPSAQSYHLAIQALCMKETTDDYRRAIQLAKKSSKDSIKLLERTHHCLAAAACRQEDPDTCIEMIAGLYTQAAAGLEIRALTVKGDYEKAIQKLVDVSVNFKTPAKTLDGLMKAVEESGIDSLKTALHEAIELKSQKN, encoded by the exons ATGACCGGCTGGAACATGTTTCGATTCACTTTTGTGCGTGGCTTGAAAACGGGTGGCGCATGGAAAGCGATTCGCGCGGCGAAAGAGGCGAAAGTCGTCG GAGAACTGTTTGACGGCTTGCAGGCGAAGTTTGATTCGCGTTTATACGTCAAAGCCTCGCAATTAAATCAG CTCTTAGACAATTGCGAAACGACCGAGGACTTTGATCTGGCTGTCAAAGCCGTTCGAGG TTTTCGTAAGAGTCTTAGCAAGCCGAGAGAGAGCACCGGTTCTGTATTTGTACGAGCTTCGTGTCGAGTAGGAGCACCAGAAAAGGCTCTGGAAATTATTCGAGATAAG CTACAGTATGGAATCTTTCCAACGAGATCAGGTTTTAATATGATCATGAAGGAATTTTTGAAACTAAAAGACTATGATA ATGCTATTAGGACTTTTGACCAGATGatagaaaacgacgaaataaaACCATCCGCTCAAAGCTATCACTTGGCTATCCAAGCACTTTGCATGAAG GAGACAACGGATGACTATAGGAGAGCTATTCAATTAGCAAAGAAATCGAGCAAGGACTCAATCAAACTCTTAGAACGAACGCATCACTGTCTAGCAGCTGCTGCCTGCAGACAA GAAGATCCTGACACGTGCATAGAAATGATAGCTGGACTCTATACTCAA GCAGCAGCTGGTCTTGAAATCAGAGCACTGACCGTGAAGGGCGACTATGAGAAAGCTATTCAAAAATTGGTAGATGTTTCAGTCAATTTCAAGACTCCAGCAAAAACG CTTGACGGTCTGATGAAAGCTGTTGAAGAGTCCGGAATTGATTCATTGAAAACGGCTCTTCAC GAAGCTATCGAGTTGAAGAGTCAAA